Proteins encoded in a region of the Haloarcula sp. CBA1129 genome:
- a CDS encoding PQQ-binding-like beta-propeller repeat protein, translated as MLVGGAVGSAGCTATTRDRWTGGLLGPQRLQWRYQAGARLGTAPSIKHRQLYIAGDDGNLYSLEPADGTLKWTFQTEGEIWSSPEPTDDTIYVGSWDNTLYAVAPDGTERWRFHTDGGVGSNPSYVDGTIYVGSYDGHVYAVDANSGDEQWAYLTQNEVAAGPVVDGDIVYIGSIDKSLYALDAATGELLWEFATDDKISNSAAVDGDRIFVGSTDATLYALNRYNGSLLWSLATEHDINSTPAISKNTVYVGSFFGAFYAVDVATGEVRWKTDKPEGPLLSDPRVADGVVYIGDRHGNMRAFDAETGAQQWVFETGNAIHSKPYVTDETVYFGSSDGYAYAIER; from the coding sequence GTGCTTGTTGGTGGTGCGGTTGGGAGCGCGGGCTGTACTGCTACGACCCGCGACAGGTGGACTGGGGGCCTGCTCGGCCCACAACGGCTTCAGTGGCGGTATCAGGCTGGGGCTCGTCTTGGTACCGCCCCGAGTATCAAACATAGACAGCTCTATATCGCTGGTGATGACGGCAACCTCTATTCGTTAGAGCCAGCTGATGGCACACTCAAATGGACGTTTCAAACTGAGGGCGAAATCTGGTCCAGTCCTGAGCCCACCGACGACACAATCTACGTTGGCAGTTGGGATAATACCCTCTACGCAGTTGCCCCGGACGGGACAGAACGCTGGCGGTTTCACACTGACGGCGGCGTCGGCAGTAATCCGAGCTACGTAGATGGGACAATATATGTAGGCAGCTACGATGGTCATGTGTACGCAGTTGATGCCAACTCCGGCGACGAGCAGTGGGCATATCTTACCCAAAACGAGGTTGCAGCTGGCCCGGTAGTAGACGGTGACATTGTCTACATCGGAAGTATTGACAAGTCACTGTATGCACTTGACGCCGCGACTGGCGAGTTGTTGTGGGAGTTCGCCACTGATGACAAAATCTCGAACAGTGCTGCCGTCGATGGTGATCGCATCTTTGTCGGATCGACCGACGCAACACTATATGCGCTTAATCGCTACAATGGCAGTCTGCTTTGGTCACTGGCAACGGAGCATGATATCAACTCCACGCCAGCAATATCGAAGAACACGGTCTACGTCGGCAGTTTTTTTGGCGCCTTTTACGCCGTGGACGTAGCGACAGGTGAGGTCCGCTGGAAAACCGACAAACCAGAGGGACCACTTCTCAGCGACCCGAGAGTTGCCGATGGTGTCGTCTATATCGGAGATCGGCACGGGAATATGCGAGCATTCGATGCCGAAACTGGGGCCCAGCAGTGGGTATTCGAGACTGGCAACGCTATCCACTCGAAACCTTACGTCACTGATGAAACGGTCTATTTCGGCAGTAGCGATGGGTATGCATACGCGATTGAACGATGA